One genomic window of bacterium includes the following:
- a CDS encoding aldo/keto reductase codes for MQYRYLGSQGLKVSALGLGCMGMSEFYGNADEAESIRTIHRALELGLNFLDTADMYGVGRNEELVGRAIRDRRDKVVLATKFGNVRGADGSFLGVNGKPEYVRKCCDASLKRLNIETIDLYYQHRVDPDTPIEETVGAMAELVKAGKVRYLGLSEAGPANIRKARAVHPISALQSEYSLWTRDVESEILSTCRELGIGFVAYSPLGRGFLTGKIKDSTGLDEKDSRRSGYFPRFSGDNFEQNLKIVRALEAIAADKKCTPAQLALGWLLAQGADIVPIAGTKRVKYLEENIEALNVSLGREDLERIDRVAPKGVAQGLRYAEYSMKTIDW; via the coding sequence ATGCAGTACAGGTATCTGGGCAGCCAAGGTCTGAAAGTGTCGGCCCTCGGGCTTGGCTGTATGGGGATGTCGGAGTTCTACGGCAACGCGGATGAGGCCGAGTCGATCCGCACGATCCACCGGGCGCTGGAGCTGGGCCTGAATTTCCTGGACACAGCGGACATGTACGGCGTGGGCCGCAACGAGGAGCTGGTTGGGCGGGCTATCCGCGACCGCAGGGACAAGGTGGTCCTGGCCACGAAATTCGGCAACGTGCGCGGTGCGGATGGCAGTTTTCTGGGGGTGAACGGCAAGCCGGAGTACGTGCGCAAGTGCTGCGACGCCAGTCTGAAACGTTTAAATATTGAAACTATAGATCTTTACTACCAGCACCGGGTCGATCCGGACACGCCAATCGAGGAGACCGTGGGCGCGATGGCCGAGCTGGTCAAGGCCGGAAAGGTGCGCTATCTGGGGCTATCCGAGGCCGGCCCGGCCAATATCCGCAAGGCCCGGGCCGTGCACCCGATAAGCGCCCTGCAGAGCGAATACTCGCTCTGGACCCGGGACGTGGAGTCCGAAATCCTGTCCACCTGCCGTGAGCTGGGGATCGGTTTTGTGGCCTACAGTCCGCTCGGACGCGGGTTTCTGACCGGAAAGATCAAGGACAGCACTGGGCTGGATGAGAAAGACAGCCGCCGCAGCGGATATTTCCCGCGTTTCAGCGGGGACAATTTCGAGCAGAACCTGAAGATAGTCCGGGCGCTGGAGGCGATAGCCGCGGACAAGAAATGCACTCCGGCGCAGTTGGCGCTGGGCTGGCTGCTGGCCCAGGGCGCGGATATCGTGCCGATAGCCGGGACCAAGCGCGTGAAATACCTGGAGGAGAACATCGAGGCGCTGAACGTGAGTCTGGGACGCGAGGACCTGGAACGGATCGACCGGGTGGCGCCGAAGGGTGTGGCGCAGGGATTGCGTTACGCGGAGTACTCGATGAAGACGATCGACTGGTAG
- the leuS gene encoding leucine--tRNA ligase, with protein sequence MEKFDFKAVEKKWQAWWEEQGLHHADLSDAARKCYTLVMFIYPSGDKLHIGHWYNYGPTDTWARFRRMQGWNIFEPIGYDAFGMPAENYAIKHGVHPWNSTGDNIRFIRGQLKAIGAMYDWSREVNTSAPEYYKWTQWIFLQLYKAGLAYRAKAPVNWCPSCQTVLANEQVLPEGTCERCETPVTRKDLVQWFFGITRYADRLLAGLDKIDWPEKTKTMQRNWIGRSEGAELTFSFATDTPGADRLGPEERNFKVFTTRPDTLFGVTYVVMAPEHPLVERITVPERRADVADYVALARSQNEIQRTSTVKEKTGVFTGAYAVNPANGERVPVWIADYVLASYGTGIVMAVPAHDERDFEFAGKLGLPVREVIAPQGGQAGQPLEQAYTEPGTMVDSGEFNGRESRAGGRALVEKLKAAGKADFKINYKLRDWLISRQRYWGVPIPVVYCEEHGEVPVPEDQLPVLLPYEVDFKKAVKGVSPLATNQEFVHTTCPLCGKPARREIDTMDTFVDSSWYFLRYPDPADSTQPFNKEIVSKWLPVDHYVGGAEHAVMHLLYARFVTMVLHDLGHIPFEEPFQRLSHQGTITNQGAKMSKSRGNVINPENFLERYGADAFRCYIMFMGDYSQGGDWDDTGIQGMNRFIGRVWRLVQHNAERVRGVEPARTTPSALAGLGRAEQDILRVMHNSIRGAGDDLERMHFNTALSRIMELVNVLVPYAGEETGNAPVSLTFLAEALEVLVKLLAPFAPHFCEELWQSALGRNGSVFRSEWPSWDKEILKEDVVTLVVQVNGKLRSHLDAPRGLSQDKACELALADEKVGRYVDSSKIRKIIYVPDKLLNFVVA encoded by the coding sequence ATGGAAAAGTTCGATTTCAAGGCAGTGGAAAAGAAATGGCAGGCCTGGTGGGAAGAACAGGGCCTGCATCACGCCGACCTGAGCGATGCGGCCCGCAAGTGCTACACACTGGTGATGTTCATCTACCCCTCGGGCGACAAGCTGCATATCGGCCACTGGTACAACTACGGGCCCACCGACACCTGGGCGCGGTTCCGCCGCATGCAGGGCTGGAACATCTTCGAGCCCATCGGCTACGATGCGTTCGGCATGCCGGCCGAGAACTACGCGATCAAGCACGGCGTGCACCCCTGGAACTCCACCGGCGACAACATCCGGTTTATCCGCGGCCAGCTCAAGGCCATCGGAGCGATGTACGACTGGTCGCGCGAGGTCAACACCAGCGCGCCGGAATACTACAAGTGGACCCAGTGGATTTTCCTGCAGCTCTACAAGGCCGGGCTGGCCTACCGGGCCAAGGCCCCGGTCAACTGGTGCCCGAGCTGCCAGACCGTGCTGGCCAACGAGCAGGTCCTGCCCGAGGGAACCTGCGAACGTTGCGAGACCCCGGTCACGCGCAAGGATTTAGTCCAGTGGTTCTTCGGGATCACCCGCTACGCCGACCGTCTGCTGGCCGGGCTGGACAAAATCGACTGGCCCGAGAAGACCAAGACCATGCAGCGTAACTGGATCGGACGCAGCGAGGGGGCCGAACTCACGTTCAGCTTCGCCACGGACACCCCCGGCGCCGACCGTCTGGGCCCCGAGGAACGGAATTTCAAGGTCTTCACCACCCGTCCCGACACGCTGTTCGGCGTTACCTACGTGGTGATGGCCCCGGAGCACCCGCTGGTGGAGCGGATCACCGTGCCGGAGCGACGCGCGGACGTGGCGGACTATGTCGCGCTGGCCCGCAGCCAGAACGAAATCCAGCGCACCAGCACGGTCAAGGAGAAAACCGGCGTGTTCACCGGGGCCTACGCGGTCAATCCGGCCAACGGCGAGCGGGTGCCGGTCTGGATCGCGGACTACGTGCTGGCCTCCTACGGCACCGGGATTGTGATGGCTGTGCCGGCGCACGATGAGCGCGATTTCGAGTTTGCGGGCAAGCTGGGCCTTCCGGTGCGCGAGGTGATCGCTCCGCAGGGTGGTCAGGCCGGGCAGCCGCTGGAGCAGGCCTACACCGAGCCGGGTACCATGGTCGACTCGGGCGAGTTCAACGGCCGCGAGTCGCGCGCCGGCGGCCGCGCCCTGGTGGAAAAGCTGAAAGCGGCGGGCAAGGCCGATTTCAAGATCAACTACAAGCTGCGCGACTGGCTGATCAGCCGTCAGCGCTACTGGGGCGTGCCCATCCCGGTGGTCTACTGCGAGGAGCACGGCGAGGTGCCGGTCCCGGAGGACCAGCTCCCGGTGCTGCTGCCCTACGAGGTGGATTTCAAGAAAGCGGTCAAGGGAGTGAGCCCGCTCGCCACGAACCAGGAGTTTGTCCACACCACCTGCCCGCTCTGCGGCAAGCCGGCCCGGCGTGAGATCGACACCATGGACACCTTTGTCGACTCCTCCTGGTATTTCCTGCGCTACCCTGACCCGGCCGACAGCACACAGCCTTTCAACAAAGAGATTGTCTCCAAGTGGCTGCCGGTGGACCATTATGTCGGCGGGGCCGAGCACGCCGTGATGCACCTTCTGTACGCCCGTTTTGTGACCATGGTGCTCCACGACCTGGGACACATTCCGTTCGAGGAGCCGTTCCAGCGCCTGAGCCACCAGGGGACGATCACGAACCAGGGCGCCAAGATGAGCAAGAGCCGCGGCAACGTGATCAACCCCGAGAATTTCCTGGAGCGCTACGGCGCGGACGCGTTCCGCTGCTACATCATGTTCATGGGTGACTACTCCCAGGGCGGCGACTGGGACGACACCGGGATCCAGGGCATGAACCGTTTCATCGGCCGGGTCTGGCGCCTGGTGCAGCACAATGCCGAACGGGTGCGCGGCGTGGAGCCCGCGCGGACCACACCGTCGGCCCTGGCGGGCCTGGGCCGCGCCGAGCAGGACATCCTGCGCGTGATGCACAACTCGATCCGTGGTGCCGGGGACGACCTGGAGCGCATGCATTTCAACACCGCGCTCAGCCGGATCATGGAGCTGGTTAACGTGTTGGTGCCGTACGCCGGCGAGGAAACGGGCAACGCGCCAGTAAGCCTGACGTTTCTGGCCGAGGCTCTGGAGGTTCTGGTGAAGCTCCTGGCGCCGTTCGCCCCGCATTTCTGCGAGGAGCTCTGGCAGAGCGCCCTGGGGCGCAACGGCAGCGTGTTCCGCAGCGAGTGGCCGTCCTGGGACAAGGAAATCCTCAAAGAGGATGTGGTCACGCTGGTGGTGCAGGTCAACGGCAAGCTGCGCTCGCACCTCGATGCGCCGCGGGGCTTAAGCCAGGATAAGGCCTGCGAGCTGGCCCTGGCGGATGAGAAAGTCGGCCGCTACGTGGACAGCAGCAAAATCCGTAAGATTATCTACGTGCCCGACAAGCTGCTGAATTTCGTGGTGGCTTGA
- the prmC gene encoding peptide chain release factor N(5)-glutamine methyltransferase produces the protein MLRLCQAHLEEHGVPGARRSAELILCAVLGLDRLGLYLNHERPLTEDELERCRELLRRRAAHEPLQYITGRTAFRHLDLATGPGALVPRPETELLVDLVLEELKAKAGESVASPTLLPRVLDLGCGTGAVGLALAVEHPAARYVLSDLSAEALAWAVRNAQALPAGAGAVSFCRADLLSAFAARPIFDIIVSNPPYVSPAEMLSLPDEVRLYEPQLALDGGGADGTSVIERLTAQAVDCLRPGGLLAIETGESQHASLERIFAARSAKLNAPEFHRDLSGRERFVTARRLND, from the coding sequence ATACTCCGCCTCTGCCAGGCGCACCTCGAGGAGCACGGCGTGCCGGGAGCGCGCCGCAGCGCCGAGCTGATCCTCTGCGCCGTGCTGGGCCTGGACCGTCTGGGCCTCTACCTGAACCACGAGCGCCCGCTGACCGAGGACGAGCTGGAGCGTTGCCGGGAGCTGTTGCGTCGACGGGCGGCGCACGAGCCGCTGCAGTACATCACCGGCCGCACCGCGTTCCGTCACCTGGACCTGGCCACCGGCCCCGGCGCTCTGGTGCCGCGTCCCGAGACCGAGCTGCTGGTGGACCTGGTGCTGGAGGAACTGAAAGCCAAGGCAGGGGAGAGCGTGGCATCCCCTACCCTGCTACCCCGCGTGCTCGACCTGGGCTGCGGGACCGGCGCTGTGGGCCTGGCCCTGGCCGTGGAGCACCCGGCCGCCCGGTACGTGCTGAGCGACCTTTCGGCCGAGGCCCTGGCCTGGGCCGTGCGCAACGCCCAAGCCCTGCCCGCGGGCGCGGGAGCGGTCTCTTTCTGCCGCGCGGACCTCTTGAGCGCGTTCGCCGCCCGGCCGATTTTCGATATTATAGTCTCCAATCCGCCCTATGTCAGCCCGGCCGAGATGCTCTCCCTGCCGGATGAGGTACGCCTGTACGAGCCGCAACTGGCCCTGGACGGCGGCGGGGCGGACGGGACTTCTGTGATCGAGCGCCTGACCGCCCAGGCCGTGGACTGCCTGCGCCCCGGCGGGCTGCTCGCCATCGAGACCGGCGAGAGCCAGCATGCCTCGCTGGAGCGGATTTTCGCCGCCCGGTCCGCAAAGCTCAACGCCCCGGAATTTCACCGCGATCTTTCCGGACGGGAACGGTTTGTCACGGCCCGCCGGTTGAATGACTGA
- the murA gene encoding UDP-N-acetylglucosamine 1-carboxyvinyltransferase, producing MDKFVIEKSPPLSGVVRTGGAKNSCLPLMAAALLTDSPLELGNVPDLMDVRTMTQVLQNLGVNVERKPGWMRLDASAAEGFTAPYDLVRRMRASYYVLGPLVARKARAEVSLPGGCAIGQRAMDLHLKGLAALGASIDTSRGYIHAHAEGGLQGARVDLSGPRGSSVGATINVMLAASLARGVTVIENAAREPEIWDMAELLNKMGARVSGAGGNEITIEGVRALGGAVHRVIPDRIEAGTFAVAAAITGGDILIEDCCPVQMEAVLALIEAAGATLERSENSLRVTRTGELRPFDICTAPYPGFPTDMQAQFCALATQANGPSSICETIFENRFLHVPELARLGARMEVSGQQVTIQGPTPLSHAPVMASDLRASAALVLAALVAEGGGEISRIYHLDRGYENLEAKLTRLGAHILRISE from the coding sequence ATGGACAAGTTCGTTATCGAAAAATCCCCCCCCTTAAGCGGAGTGGTCCGTACCGGCGGGGCCAAGAATTCCTGCCTGCCGTTGATGGCGGCCGCGCTTCTTACCGACAGCCCGCTGGAGCTGGGCAACGTGCCCGACCTGATGGACGTGCGCACCATGACCCAGGTGCTGCAGAACCTGGGCGTAAACGTGGAGCGCAAGCCGGGTTGGATGCGCCTGGATGCCTCCGCGGCCGAGGGGTTCACCGCGCCCTATGACCTGGTGCGGCGGATGCGGGCCTCCTACTACGTGCTGGGGCCGCTTGTGGCGCGAAAAGCGCGGGCCGAGGTGAGCCTTCCCGGCGGCTGCGCGATCGGCCAGCGGGCCATGGACCTGCACCTCAAGGGCCTGGCCGCCCTGGGCGCCTCCATCGACACCTCCCGCGGCTATATCCACGCCCACGCGGAGGGTGGCCTCCAAGGCGCACGGGTGGACCTGAGCGGCCCGCGCGGCTCCAGCGTGGGGGCCACGATCAACGTGATGCTGGCCGCAAGCCTGGCCCGCGGTGTGACAGTGATCGAGAACGCCGCCCGAGAGCCCGAGATATGGGACATGGCCGAGCTTCTCAACAAAATGGGGGCGCGGGTGAGCGGCGCGGGCGGAAACGAGATAACAATCGAGGGAGTGAGAGCTCTGGGCGGGGCCGTGCACCGGGTGATCCCGGACCGGATCGAGGCCGGCACATTCGCCGTGGCCGCGGCGATAACCGGTGGCGATATCCTGATCGAGGACTGCTGCCCTGTCCAGATGGAGGCGGTCCTGGCTCTGATCGAGGCCGCCGGCGCCACGCTGGAGCGAAGTGAAAACAGCCTGCGGGTGACACGCACCGGCGAGCTGCGGCCCTTTGACATCTGCACCGCCCCCTACCCCGGGTTCCCCACCGACATGCAGGCTCAGTTCTGCGCCCTGGCTACCCAGGCCAACGGCCCCAGCAGCATCTGCGAGACCATTTTCGAGAACCGGTTCCTGCACGTGCCCGAACTGGCGCGCCTGGGTGCGCGCATGGAGGTGAGCGGCCAGCAGGTGACCATCCAGGGCCCGACCCCGCTTAGCCACGCCCCGGTCATGGCCTCCGACCTGCGGGCCAGCGCCGCGCTGGTCCTGGCCGCCCTGGTGGCCGAGGGCGGCGGCGAGATCAGCCGCATCTACCACCTGGACCGCGGCTACGAGAACCTGGAGGCCAAGCTTACCCGCCTGGGAGCGCATATCCTGCGCATCTCGGAATAG
- a CDS encoding HEAT repeat domain-containing protein has product MSRNQHVRSFCLVGLLALISGCMSAPQKAKLTEVEELYQQGQYQNAMSVARYNINNHENEPASIVVVWKVQVLQGTQSVEYVQALYNEAQSRVKEFGPTLVPFLCRGLQEDPYNTVRLFCMYAMSEFDDTTATRCVSQVLDPAYTLGAKPSDITLEFLQSEAAMVLGARKYTAAFDGIAKLAESKNLDTQNKVAQALGMLGDQRALPVLENLKKNIPPTREGKFLEEMADSSIARIQRGQ; this is encoded by the coding sequence ATGTCCAGAAATCAACACGTCCGCTCATTCTGTCTTGTCGGCCTGCTCGCCCTTATCTCCGGCTGCATGAGCGCGCCGCAGAAAGCGAAGCTGACCGAGGTCGAGGAATTGTACCAGCAGGGCCAGTACCAGAATGCGATGAGCGTGGCGCGCTACAACATCAACAACCATGAAAACGAGCCCGCCTCGATCGTGGTGGTTTGGAAAGTCCAGGTGTTGCAGGGCACGCAGAGTGTCGAGTACGTGCAGGCCCTCTACAACGAGGCCCAGTCGCGGGTCAAGGAGTTCGGCCCCACTCTGGTGCCGTTTCTCTGCCGCGGCCTGCAGGAGGACCCCTACAATACGGTCCGTCTGTTCTGCATGTACGCAATGTCTGAGTTCGATGACACCACTGCCACCCGGTGCGTCTCCCAGGTGCTCGATCCCGCCTACACCCTGGGGGCCAAGCCGAGCGATATAACCCTGGAATTCCTGCAGTCCGAGGCGGCAATGGTCTTGGGAGCGCGCAAGTACACAGCGGCGTTCGACGGGATCGCGAAACTGGCCGAAAGCAAGAACCTCGACACGCAGAACAAGGTGGCCCAGGCCCTGGGTATGCTGGGCGATCAGCGGGCCCTGCCGGTGCTGGAAAACCTGAAGAAAAATATCCCGCCCACGCGCGAGGGCAAGTTCCTGGAGGAGATGGCCGATTCCTCGATTGCCAGGATTCAGCGCGGCCAGTGA
- a CDS encoding polymer-forming cytoskeletal protein: MFSKKNKIVIDSISSVLGESTRLDGKLVFSGTMRIDGAVQGEIVADQQKGAHSTLIIGEKARIDGDIHVDTVINSGKIYGNVTASHRLAIHDPGLLIGDVQTSEITVEDGVMFNGRCNMVRR, encoded by the coding sequence ATGTTCAGTAAAAAGAACAAGATAGTCATCGACAGCATCAGCAGCGTGCTGGGAGAATCGACCCGGCTGGATGGAAAGCTGGTCTTTTCCGGCACCATGCGAATCGATGGGGCGGTGCAGGGTGAAATCGTCGCGGATCAGCAAAAAGGCGCACACAGCACGCTGATCATCGGTGAAAAGGCCCGGATCGACGGCGACATCCATGTGGATACGGTGATCAACAGCGGCAAGATCTACGGCAACGTGACCGCGTCCCACCGTTTGGCGATCCACGACCCCGGCCTGCTTATCGGCGATGTTCAAACGTCTGAGATAACTGTCGAGGATGGAGTTATGTTTAACGGCCGGTGCAACATGGTGCGCCGCTGA
- a CDS encoding low molecular weight protein arginine phosphatase, producing the protein MTDKENGTEESKAPVKKKVLFVCTGNTCRSPLAEAVLKARIAGTPLAGRIEVSSAGLLASHGQLASGMSQEVARSHGLDLEAHRSRPLTREIVAESDLILVMQALHRVMLQKDPSPAGKTVRLLGEFDPAQAGPGGDIGDPFGGDRQAYEQCFDTISRAVDRLFESLLAELNVPGGGKNEKPDGTVLN; encoded by the coding sequence ATGACAGACAAGGAAAACGGGACGGAAGAGAGCAAAGCGCCAGTGAAAAAGAAAGTCCTGTTCGTCTGCACGGGCAACACCTGCCGCAGCCCCCTGGCTGAGGCCGTGCTGAAAGCGAGGATCGCCGGGACGCCCCTGGCCGGGCGCATTGAGGTGTCCTCGGCCGGACTGCTGGCCTCGCACGGCCAGTTGGCCAGCGGCATGTCGCAGGAGGTGGCGCGCTCGCACGGCCTCGATCTGGAGGCCCACCGCAGCCGTCCCCTGACCCGCGAAATCGTGGCAGAGTCCGATCTTATCCTGGTGATGCAGGCCCTGCACCGGGTTATGCTGCAGAAAGACCCCTCGCCTGCCGGCAAGACAGTCAGGCTGCTGGGCGAGTTCGACCCAGCCCAGGCCGGGCCGGGGGGGGATATCGGCGACCCGTTTGGCGGGGACCGGCAGGCCTACGAGCAGTGCTTCGATACGATCAGCCGGGCGGTGGACAGGCTGTTCGAAAGCCTTCTGGCCGAACTGAACGTACCGGGCGGCGGAAAGAATGAAAAGCCCGATGGAACTGTTTTAAATTGA
- a CDS encoding L-threonylcarbamoyladenylate synthase, which translates to MVERFLLLEGDTFPSEWVALAAEKLEQGAVVVHPTETVHGFGCRWDSRAAHERIVRLKGREPGKAMLFLVPDTGWVERLAQGISPEAAALMQAFWPGPLTLVFNASGAAHERCPWLGETVALRRSPHPFTAKVVERLALPMVSTSLNRSGQPVPEDPVRFLTEVLPAELGDEPPKPRVELAVIESRAPGSGAGTGLPSSLVRPLSGGFELLRSGAVSAEEISRRTGLELRQRLG; encoded by the coding sequence GTGGTTGAGCGTTTTCTGCTCCTGGAGGGGGATACGTTCCCGTCGGAGTGGGTGGCGCTGGCCGCGGAAAAGCTTGAGCAGGGCGCGGTGGTGGTCCATCCGACCGAGACCGTGCACGGTTTCGGCTGCCGTTGGGACAGCCGGGCGGCCCACGAACGGATCGTGCGGCTCAAGGGACGCGAGCCGGGCAAGGCCATGTTGTTCCTGGTCCCGGACACCGGGTGGGTCGAGCGCCTGGCGCAGGGGATTTCGCCCGAGGCTGCGGCCCTGATGCAGGCATTCTGGCCCGGGCCCCTGACCCTGGTGTTCAATGCCTCTGGAGCGGCCCATGAGCGCTGCCCCTGGCTGGGCGAGACTGTGGCCCTGCGCCGCAGCCCGCACCCGTTCACCGCGAAAGTGGTGGAACGGCTTGCGTTGCCGATGGTCTCGACCAGCCTTAACCGCTCCGGTCAGCCCGTGCCGGAGGACCCGGTCCGCTTTCTGACCGAGGTTCTTCCCGCCGAGCTGGGTGATGAGCCTCCGAAACCGCGGGTGGAGCTGGCGGTGATCGAGAGCCGAGCGCCTGGCAGCGGCGCCGGGACGGGCCTGCCCTCCAGCCTGGTCCGTCCGCTGAGCGGCGGATTCGAGTTGCTTCGCTCCGGGGCGGTCAGCGCGGAGGAGATTTCACGGCGCACTGGACTCGAACTCAGGCAGAGGTTGGGATGA
- the purE gene encoding 5-(carboxyamino)imidazole ribonucleotide mutase: MPGKVLILMGSESDREVMAKAEAVLSEAGVQWETHVSSAHRAPDATRELVQTAAEKGFRVIIAGAGLAAALPGFCASFTRLPVIGVPLASGPLAGVDALLSISQMPPGVPVATVGINNSKNAAHLALRILELARG, encoded by the coding sequence ATGCCGGGCAAAGTGCTGATCCTGATGGGCAGCGAGTCGGACCGCGAGGTGATGGCCAAGGCCGAGGCCGTGTTGAGCGAGGCGGGAGTGCAGTGGGAGACCCACGTTTCCAGTGCGCACCGCGCGCCGGATGCCACCCGCGAGCTGGTGCAGACCGCGGCGGAAAAGGGCTTCCGGGTGATAATCGCCGGGGCCGGCCTGGCCGCGGCCCTGCCGGGTTTCTGCGCCTCGTTCACCCGTCTGCCGGTGATCGGGGTGCCCCTGGCCTCCGGCCCCCTGGCCGGGGTGGATGCCCTGCTCTCGATCTCGCAGATGCCTCCGGGGGTGCCGGTGGCCACGGTGGGGATCAACAACTCGAAGAACGCCGCGCACCTGGCGCTGAGAATTCTGGAGTTGGCGCGTGGTTGA
- a CDS encoding MTAP family purine nucleoside phosphorylase, translated as MSRFPENIQVPSDFSGFAVIGGSGAYSLGLEQSGLGVPAGADLCLETPFGTAADISFLRPQGGAGCYAFMSRHGRQGYNVTAAEVNYRANIWALKLIGATRIFAWSGPGAVDTRFTPGEYVLPDDLIDLTRGRESTFFKGTGLGFIRQNPVFCPRMRPVLAEAARATGRRVHEGAVYAVTEGPRLETPAEVRMIARLGGALVGMTLAPECFLARELELCYHPVCYVTNWAEGVRELPYREGELFEGMLEPELRREVDSAVAGFAVIVRHAALAFERLSGERRECPCSRSMLRYRRAGRIPTDWQSWIKPE; from the coding sequence ATGAGCCGGTTTCCCGAAAACATCCAGGTCCCCTCGGATTTCAGCGGTTTCGCCGTGATCGGCGGCAGCGGAGCCTACAGCCTGGGCCTGGAGCAAAGCGGCCTGGGAGTGCCAGCCGGCGCGGACCTCTGTCTGGAGACCCCCTTCGGCACGGCGGCGGATATCTCTTTCCTCCGTCCGCAAGGTGGCGCTGGCTGCTACGCTTTCATGTCCCGTCACGGGCGCCAGGGCTACAATGTCACCGCTGCGGAGGTCAACTACCGGGCGAATATCTGGGCGCTGAAGCTGATCGGCGCCACGCGGATATTCGCCTGGAGCGGCCCCGGCGCGGTGGACACGCGTTTCACTCCCGGCGAATATGTCCTGCCGGATGACCTGATCGACCTGACCCGCGGCCGCGAGAGCACGTTTTTCAAGGGCACCGGCCTGGGTTTTATCCGCCAGAACCCGGTGTTCTGCCCGCGGATGCGGCCCGTTCTGGCCGAGGCGGCGCGCGCGACCGGACGGCGGGTGCATGAGGGCGCGGTGTACGCGGTCACCGAGGGCCCGCGCCTGGAGACACCTGCCGAGGTGCGGATGATCGCCCGCCTGGGCGGGGCTCTGGTGGGGATGACCCTGGCCCCGGAGTGTTTCCTGGCCCGCGAGCTGGAGCTGTGCTACCATCCGGTCTGCTACGTGACCAACTGGGCCGAGGGTGTGCGCGAGCTGCCGTATCGCGAGGGCGAGCTGTTCGAGGGCATGCTGGAGCCGGAGCTGAGGCGCGAGGTCGATTCCGCGGTGGCGGGGTTTGCGGTCATCGTGCGCCACGCCGCGCTGGCCTTCGAGCGCCTGTCCGGGGAGAGGCGCGAGTGCCCCTGCTCGCGCTCCATGCTGCGCTACCGCAGAGCCGGGCGCATCCCCACCGACTGGCAGAGCTGGATCAAGCCGGAATAG